A genome region from Nocardia sp. NBC_01730 includes the following:
- a CDS encoding DUF418 domain-containing protein: MRYAQGRPRIREWDAVRGFALCGILPVDIWQITDMAATTGPGEMVPVRHVLSVSFEGRFFPIFSFLFGLSFALFLDDAAEQTDRPRLVLVRRLLALGAIGLVHHQFQPGEALLPYAIVGLVILLPAFALPNWVVLSVGTAVTLAVALTLGGGLAMVPGLFLLGLATARYGIADTLDERGWQIGAVFALALPAAVLADRWEYRTPYLELWSTPASPVAGLFGALAYLTGLLLLMRIEPGQVLSEVLEPLGRMALTNYVCATAVILLADPWLGLSGSDNYAALLGSAVAIIAAQAIVSAVWLRFFRYGPLEWVWRCVTWWEWVPARPVRVPSRRY, translated from the coding sequence ATGCGCTACGCCCAGGGTCGACCACGCATTCGCGAATGGGACGCCGTCCGTGGTTTCGCGCTGTGCGGGATCTTGCCGGTCGATATCTGGCAGATCACCGATATGGCTGCTACGACAGGACCGGGCGAGATGGTTCCGGTCCGGCATGTGCTGTCGGTGTCGTTCGAAGGACGGTTCTTTCCGATCTTCTCGTTCCTATTCGGGTTGAGCTTCGCCCTGTTCCTGGACGACGCGGCCGAGCAGACCGACCGACCGCGACTTGTCCTGGTCCGCCGCCTGCTCGCGCTCGGGGCCATCGGTCTGGTCCACCACCAGTTCCAACCGGGGGAGGCGCTGCTGCCGTACGCGATCGTCGGGTTGGTGATTTTGCTGCCCGCGTTTGCGCTGCCGAACTGGGTGGTGCTGAGCGTGGGCACGGCAGTCACCCTCGCCGTGGCGCTGACCCTCGGCGGCGGGCTGGCCATGGTGCCAGGGCTGTTCCTGCTCGGCCTGGCCACCGCCCGCTACGGGATCGCCGACACCCTGGACGAGCGCGGCTGGCAGATCGGAGCGGTCTTCGCCCTCGCGCTGCCCGCCGCCGTCCTGGCGGACCGGTGGGAGTACCGCACGCCCTACCTCGAGCTGTGGTCCACCCCCGCCTCGCCGGTTGCAGGCCTGTTCGGCGCGCTCGCCTACCTCACCGGCCTGTTGCTGTTGATGCGTATCGAGCCGGGGCAGGTGCTGTCGGAAGTGCTCGAGCCGCTCGGGCGCATGGCATTGACCAATTATGTCTGCGCCACCGCGGTGATCCTGCTCGCGGATCCGTGGCTGGGACTGTCCGGCTCCGACAACTACGCGGCGCTGCTGGGCTCGGCGGTCGCGATCATCGCGGCGCAAGCGATCGTCAGCGCTGTGTGGTTGCGGTTCTTCCGTTACGGGCCGCTCGAATGGGTGTGGCGCTGTGTCACCTGGTGGGAGTGGGTGCCTGCCCGGCCTGTTCGGGTCCCGAGCCGCCGCTACTGA
- a CDS encoding heavy-metal-associated domain-containing protein has translation MLGFTDVANHSGDPDDHCRDQNYEPDDDDHDNPYYVDFVLQLRYSRRQKSQTRHIEKFEPGESVYAESMTYTITLPNVTRESASAIEANLRGVNGIDSVDIDVPSERAIVNSTLTYGEVLDAIRQTGVAAS, from the coding sequence TTGCTGGGCTTCACCGATGTTGCCAACCACAGCGGCGACCCCGATGATCACTGCCGCGATCAAAACTACGAGCCCGATGATGATGATCATGACAATCCCTATTACGTCGATTTTGTATTACAACTCCGCTATTCCCGGCGGCAGAAGAGTCAAACCCGGCACATCGAAAAGTTTGAGCCGGGCGAATCGGTCTATGCGGAAAGCATGACGTACACCATTACTCTGCCCAACGTCACCCGCGAGTCCGCCTCGGCGATCGAAGCGAACCTGCGCGGCGTCAACGGCATCGACTCGGTCGACATCGATGTGCCCTCGGAGCGTGCCATAGTGAATTCCACTCTCACCTACGGCGAGGTCCTCGACGCGATCCGCCAGACCGGCGTCGCCGCCTCCTGA
- a CDS encoding DUF6131 family protein, with product MIVLGLVLLVVGWLLGISLLTTAGIIVLVIGLVLMLAGAMGRPVGGRRWYY from the coding sequence ATGATTGTTCTCGGCCTTGTCCTTCTCGTCGTCGGATGGTTGCTCGGAATTTCGTTGCTCACCACGGCGGGCATCATCGTCTTGGTCATCGGCCTCGTGCTGATGCTGGCCGGTGCGATGGGCCGCCCAGTCGGTGGCCGCCGTTGGTACTACTAG
- a CDS encoding CsbD family protein, with protein MMKFDDRIAHRVQATRGSVRKFLGKATGDPRLEAEGRRERTRGNVKRAADKLRDAFKR; from the coding sequence ATGATGAAGTTCGATGATCGGATCGCGCACCGGGTGCAGGCCACCCGGGGCAGTGTCAGGAAATTTCTCGGCAAAGCGACCGGGGACCCCCGTCTGGAAGCCGAAGGACGGCGTGAGCGGACCCGTGGAAACGTCAAACGTGCCGCGGACAAATTACGGGACGCATTCAAGCGCTGA
- a CDS encoding VIT1/CCC1 transporter family protein, with product MDGTTGASRAHPYEPHGEGAASKLNWLRAGVLGANDGIVSTAGLVVGVAAATTSTGALVTAGIAGLLSGAISMAVGEYVSVSTQRDSERAQLAKERRELTDEPDYELAELAGIYEAKGLSPATARKVAEEFTAHDAFTAHAEAELGLNPKALTNPWQAAFSSAVAFTIGAMLPLLAILLPPVTTRIPVTFAAVLAALALTGSVSARLGGSARGRAVVRVVLGGALAMAVTYGIGQLAQIAGV from the coding sequence ATGGACGGAACGACCGGCGCATCGCGGGCCCATCCTTACGAGCCACACGGCGAGGGTGCCGCGTCCAAGTTGAACTGGCTGCGCGCGGGCGTGCTCGGCGCGAACGACGGCATCGTGTCCACCGCGGGCCTCGTCGTCGGCGTCGCCGCGGCGACCACCAGCACGGGTGCCCTCGTCACCGCAGGCATAGCGGGCCTGTTGTCGGGAGCGATCTCGATGGCGGTCGGCGAATACGTCTCGGTCAGCACCCAGCGCGATTCGGAGCGAGCGCAGCTGGCCAAAGAACGCAGGGAACTCACCGACGAGCCGGACTACGAGCTGGCCGAACTCGCAGGGATCTATGAGGCCAAGGGCCTGTCCCCGGCAACCGCGCGCAAGGTCGCGGAGGAGTTCACGGCGCACGACGCGTTCACCGCGCACGCCGAGGCCGAACTCGGCCTGAATCCGAAGGCGCTGACCAATCCCTGGCAGGCGGCGTTCTCCTCGGCGGTGGCGTTCACGATCGGTGCCATGCTGCCGCTGCTGGCCATCCTGCTCCCGCCGGTCACCACGCGCATTCCGGTGACCTTCGCCGCCGTGCTGGCCGCGCTCGCCCTCACCGGTTCGGTCAGCGCCCGCCTCGGTGGAAGCGCCCGCGGCAGGGCCGTAGTGCGGGTCGTGCTCGGTGGTGCGCTGGCCATGGCGGTGACGTACGGCATCGGACAGCTGGCCCAGATTGCCGGAGTGTGA
- a CDS encoding AraC family transcriptional regulator produces MTLRDNYLILNDMSVIRSAGLRGFRATVAELGGDAEALAIACGLPVAALDTDDLLVPDQAVAAALELAAHQLNCPDLGLRISKRQDLDMLGPLALAIRNSPSLADVLECSSRYLFLHARSLSLTLEPDPYGDRGVIALRYGVQPGMPTPIQGTDLGLAFVHRTMQRLVDDRYGLRSVELPYRPRAPIATYEEFFGAPVRVDRPSAALRVPSNLPTRPLTGGDENLHRLAMAFLAEQSGGADAAIEPKVRAAAQQLLGTAPPEIGAVAGLLTIHPRTLQRRLAAENTSFATILDDVRRDAARRYLTTTGMPMSQVASLIGLSEQATFTRCARRWWGTTPTALRRDGARGPT; encoded by the coding sequence TTGACTTTGCGCGACAACTATTTGATCCTGAACGACATGTCGGTGATTCGGTCGGCGGGGTTGCGCGGGTTTCGCGCCACGGTGGCCGAGCTGGGCGGAGACGCCGAGGCGCTGGCCATAGCATGCGGATTGCCGGTCGCCGCGCTCGACACCGACGACCTGCTGGTTCCGGATCAGGCGGTGGCCGCGGCGCTCGAGCTGGCCGCACACCAGCTGAACTGCCCCGATCTCGGACTGCGGATCTCCAAGCGCCAAGACCTGGACATGCTCGGCCCACTGGCGCTCGCGATCCGGAACTCGCCCTCGCTGGCCGACGTGCTCGAATGCTCGTCGCGGTACCTGTTCCTGCACGCGCGTTCGCTGAGCCTGACGCTGGAGCCCGACCCGTACGGCGACCGCGGCGTCATCGCGTTGCGCTACGGCGTGCAGCCGGGAATGCCGACACCCATCCAAGGCACGGATCTCGGGCTCGCGTTCGTGCATCGCACCATGCAACGCTTGGTGGACGACCGCTACGGGCTGCGCTCGGTCGAACTCCCCTATCGGCCGCGTGCGCCGATCGCGACCTATGAGGAGTTCTTCGGCGCGCCGGTGCGTGTCGACCGGCCATCGGCGGCGCTTCGGGTGCCGAGCAACCTGCCGACCCGGCCGCTGACCGGCGGCGACGAGAACCTGCACCGGCTGGCCATGGCGTTCCTCGCCGAACAATCCGGCGGCGCGGACGCCGCGATCGAACCGAAGGTGCGCGCCGCCGCGCAACAGCTACTCGGTACCGCACCGCCCGAAATAGGCGCTGTCGCAGGCCTTCTGACCATTCATCCACGCACCCTGCAGCGACGCCTCGCCGCCGAGAACACCTCGTTCGCCACGATCCTCGACGACGTCCGCCGCGACGCGGCGCGGCGGTATCTGACCACAACAGGTATGCCGATGAGTCAGGTCGCCTCGCTGATCGGACTGTCGGAGCAGGCGACATTCACCCGGTGCGCCCGAAGATGGTGGGGAACAACGCCGACCGCATTGCGACGCGACGGCGCGCGCGGACCGACTTAG
- a CDS encoding flavin-containing monooxygenase, whose product MTDTVAAPEHLDVVIVGAGLSGIGAAYRLQTECRGKTYAILEARDTLGGTWDLFRYPGIRSDSDMFTLGYPFKPWRDAEAIADGSSILRYIEETATEYGIDRHIRYRTKVVSADWSSATARWTLTLEHRDEAGGIELRTLTCGFLYACAGYYNYDQPYTPEFPGISSFTGQVVHPQFWPEHLDYAGRRVVVIGSGATAVTLVPAMAEQAELVTMLQRSPTWISAVPGRDKQADKIRELLPPRLAHRVIRTKNILFNIGFYQYCRRRPESARKLLTGLTTRILKDDKAVAEHFTPTYNPWDQRLCAVPDADFFKAMKKGKADVVTDHIDSFVPEGIRLRSGRVLEADVVITATGLQLLAFGGIVPSVDGRRVDLAEQFVWQGTMITGVPNFAVCIGYTNASWTLRADLTSRLICKVLNHMDRKGYAAVVPEPHGELDEHPLLDLASGYIQRSIGDFPRQGDRHPWKVRQNYLLDSATTLRTDLSKTLTPTPKSAVREPVPVP is encoded by the coding sequence ATGACCGACACCGTCGCAGCTCCGGAACACCTCGATGTCGTGATCGTCGGGGCGGGCCTATCCGGCATCGGCGCGGCCTACCGGCTGCAGACCGAGTGCCGCGGCAAGACCTACGCCATCCTGGAGGCGCGTGACACCCTGGGCGGCACCTGGGACTTGTTCCGGTATCCGGGCATCCGCTCGGACTCGGACATGTTCACGCTCGGCTACCCGTTCAAACCGTGGCGCGACGCCGAAGCCATCGCCGACGGCTCGTCGATCCTGCGCTATATCGAGGAGACCGCGACGGAATACGGCATCGACCGGCATATCCGTTACCGCACCAAAGTCGTCTCCGCCGACTGGTCCAGCGCGACCGCCCGCTGGACGCTGACGCTCGAACACCGCGACGAGGCCGGCGGTATCGAGTTGCGTACCCTCACCTGCGGCTTCCTCTACGCCTGCGCCGGGTACTACAACTACGACCAGCCGTACACGCCTGAATTCCCCGGTATCTCCTCGTTCACCGGCCAGGTGGTGCACCCGCAGTTCTGGCCGGAGCACCTCGACTACGCCGGCAGGCGCGTCGTCGTGATCGGCAGCGGCGCCACCGCGGTCACCCTGGTCCCTGCGATGGCCGAGCAGGCCGAACTGGTGACGATGCTGCAGCGCTCGCCGACCTGGATCAGCGCCGTCCCTGGCCGGGACAAGCAGGCCGACAAGATCCGCGAACTGCTCCCGCCGCGACTGGCGCACCGGGTGATCCGCACCAAGAACATCCTGTTCAACATCGGCTTCTACCAGTACTGCCGCCGCCGCCCGGAGTCCGCGCGCAAACTGCTGACCGGTCTCACCACTCGAATCCTCAAGGACGACAAGGCCGTAGCCGAGCATTTCACGCCCACCTACAACCCGTGGGATCAGCGACTGTGCGCCGTGCCCGACGCCGACTTCTTCAAGGCGATGAAGAAGGGCAAGGCCGATGTGGTCACCGACCATATCGATAGCTTTGTGCCGGAAGGTATTCGGCTGCGGTCGGGGCGGGTGCTGGAGGCGGACGTCGTGATCACCGCCACCGGGCTGCAACTGCTCGCCTTCGGTGGCATCGTCCCGAGCGTCGACGGCAGGCGGGTCGACCTGGCCGAGCAGTTCGTCTGGCAGGGCACCATGATCACCGGTGTCCCCAATTTCGCCGTCTGCATCGGCTATACGAACGCTTCCTGGACTCTGCGCGCCGACCTCACCTCCCGGCTGATCTGCAAGGTCCTCAACCACATGGATCGCAAGGGCTACGCCGCCGTAGTCCCCGAACCGCATGGCGAGCTCGACGAGCACCCGCTGCTCGATCTCGCCTCCGGCTACATCCAGCGGTCGATCGGCGACTTCCCGCGCCAGGGCGACCGCCACCCGTGGAAGGTCCGGCAGAATTACCTGCTCGATTCGGCCACCACCCTGCGCACAGATTTGTCCAAGACGCTCACCCCGACGCCGAAATCCGCTGTCCGGGAACCGGTACCGGTTCCCTAG
- a CDS encoding hemophore-related protein: MTRFVRATVALGGLVAASALLIPATASAQPGPGALLETTCSFAQIDAAVHAQFPEFAARLDANPDRKAKLQEFLNLPVDQRKQRAQEFLDTHPDAKRKFEERRDSPQAQERIQNLRTVADTCHNY; the protein is encoded by the coding sequence ATGACGAGATTCGTTCGAGCCACCGTGGCACTCGGCGGCTTGGTCGCCGCGAGCGCTCTGCTGATCCCGGCGACCGCCTCCGCGCAGCCCGGCCCGGGCGCCCTGCTCGAGACGACGTGCAGCTTCGCGCAGATCGATGCCGCCGTCCATGCCCAGTTCCCCGAATTCGCCGCCCGCCTCGACGCGAACCCCGACCGCAAGGCGAAGCTCCAGGAGTTCCTCAACCTCCCGGTCGACCAGCGCAAGCAGCGGGCCCAGGAGTTCTTGGACACGCACCCGGACGCCAAGCGCAAGTTCGAGGAGCGCCGCGACTCGCCGCAGGCTCAGGAGCGCATCCAGAACCTGCGCACTGTCGCCGACACCTGCCACAACTACTGA
- a CDS encoding sensor histidine kinase, which yields MRGRTIRLRLTLLYAVAFFLAGAVLIALMYFYLNQSLERRPGVGAQKLVREYLVERAGRTRTPSSEELYKALLEQAEQNRRETLRAMLMWSLVCLGAVGIAAGGFGWLMAGRALHPLQRITATARRVADTSLHERIALEGPEDEIKDLADTFDAMLERLDRAFDGQRRFVANASHELRTPLTINRTLIEVALDDPDAPEYTRRLGTTLLEVNHRHERLIDGLLLLATSEQRLTQHDRADLADIARSAVTVATKAAEGAGVRITADLEAAPVVGDPLLLERLIQNLLDNAVRYNVPEHGWVSVRSRSIGDRAELTVENRGPAVPTFEVNGLFEPFRRLASSERLADSGTRGAGLGLSIVRSVAQAHGGGVCAVARPDGGLTVTVVLPVTSR from the coding sequence ATGAGAGGACGCACGATTCGGCTGCGGCTCACCCTGCTGTACGCGGTGGCCTTCTTCCTGGCCGGCGCGGTGCTCATCGCGCTCATGTACTTCTATCTGAACCAGTCGCTGGAGCGACGGCCAGGAGTCGGTGCGCAGAAGTTGGTTCGGGAGTATCTCGTCGAGCGAGCGGGGCGGACCCGAACGCCGTCCTCGGAGGAGCTGTACAAGGCGCTGCTCGAGCAGGCCGAACAGAATCGGCGGGAGACGTTGCGCGCCATGCTCATGTGGTCGTTGGTGTGCCTGGGGGCGGTGGGTATCGCCGCGGGCGGATTCGGATGGTTGATGGCCGGACGTGCCCTGCACCCGTTGCAGCGGATCACGGCGACCGCGCGGCGCGTTGCCGACACCAGCCTGCACGAACGCATTGCGCTCGAGGGGCCGGAAGACGAGATCAAGGACTTGGCCGACACTTTCGACGCGATGCTGGAGCGCCTGGATCGCGCGTTCGACGGGCAACGCAGGTTCGTCGCGAACGCCTCACACGAACTGCGCACACCGCTGACGATCAACCGGACGCTGATCGAAGTCGCCCTCGACGACCCGGACGCGCCGGAATACACCCGCAGGCTCGGGACGACGCTGCTCGAGGTCAATCACCGCCACGAACGACTCATCGATGGCCTGCTGCTGCTGGCTACCAGCGAACAACGACTGACCCAGCACGACCGTGCCGATCTCGCCGACATCGCCCGCAGCGCGGTCACGGTCGCGACGAAAGCGGCGGAAGGGGCGGGCGTACGGATCACCGCGGACCTCGAAGCAGCCCCTGTGGTCGGTGATCCGCTGTTGTTGGAACGACTCATCCAGAACCTGCTCGACAACGCCGTGCGCTACAACGTTCCCGAGCACGGCTGGGTGTCGGTGCGGTCCCGGTCGATCGGCGACCGAGCCGAGCTCACGGTCGAGAACCGTGGCCCGGCTGTCCCGACCTTCGAGGTCAACGGGCTGTTCGAGCCGTTCCGCCGACTGGCCTCGTCCGAGCGCCTCGCCGACTCCGGCACTCGCGGCGCCGGGCTCGGGTTGTCGATCGTCCGCTCGGTCGCGCAGGCACACGGTGGAGGGGTCTGTGCGGTGGCGCGCCCCGACGGCGGGCTCACCGTGACGGTCGTCCTCCCGGTCACCAGCCGATAG
- a CDS encoding response regulator transcription factor yields MRVLVVEDEKLLADAIADGLRRHAMAVDVAYDGAAALERAGVNDYDVVVLDRDLPKVSGDIVCGTLIEAGGQARILMLTAASAVAERVSGLGLGADDYLTKPFAFAELVARIQALGRRARAATPPVLERSGIRLDPYRFAVTRDGEPVSLSRKEFAVLAELLRADGGVVSAEQLLEKAWDEHIDPFTGVVRYTIMNVRRKLGGPQVIETEPGVGYRIR; encoded by the coding sequence GTGCGAGTGCTGGTGGTCGAAGACGAGAAGTTGCTGGCCGACGCGATTGCGGACGGACTGCGTCGGCATGCGATGGCGGTCGACGTCGCGTACGACGGAGCTGCGGCGCTGGAGCGAGCGGGCGTCAATGACTACGACGTGGTCGTGCTGGACCGGGATCTCCCGAAGGTCTCCGGTGACATTGTTTGCGGCACGCTGATCGAGGCGGGTGGCCAGGCCCGGATTCTTATGCTGACGGCCGCGAGCGCCGTGGCCGAGCGCGTGTCGGGCCTCGGGCTCGGGGCCGACGACTATTTGACGAAGCCATTCGCGTTCGCGGAGCTGGTCGCACGAATCCAGGCGTTGGGGCGACGGGCACGCGCCGCCACTCCCCCAGTGCTGGAACGTTCCGGAATCCGGCTGGACCCGTACCGCTTCGCCGTGACCCGGGACGGTGAGCCGGTGTCGTTATCGCGCAAGGAGTTCGCGGTGCTCGCCGAGCTGCTGCGGGCGGATGGCGGCGTGGTATCGGCCGAACAGCTTTTGGAGAAAGCATGGGACGAGCACATCGACCCCTTCACCGGCGTGGTGCGGTACACCATCATGAACGTGCGCCGGAAGCTCGGCGGGCCGCAGGTGATCGAGACCGAACCCGGCGTGGGGTACCGGATCCGATGA
- a CDS encoding cytochrome P450 translates to MVRTIGTTAQRRWEEHASWRGAVQLAELPGGQQVWVISGYNEVTALLADERLSLDKRHSGGGYAGFALPPALDRNLLNMDGDEHGRIRRLAVPAFSRRSTESLELVVRRIADETFAALAESAGETVDLLDRLCVPVPALVIGDLLGVPADLHPGLRDAATAMVTFDAASKESGRRLGSAIGWLTTTFTALIDAKRAEAGDDLLSGWIRAADDETLTGDELVSLAFLMMLAGLENAVHLCGNLIAALLGSGGITATDWAARRRDLMERANPLPFAIRRFAVTDLTVGGHTIPRGDTVLLSVFGADSDPARAGRPSLMFGRGPHYCLGARTADLIVDAVVPEFFARHPRARLAVPPAESAYRNSWRAHGLVALPVVLDA, encoded by the coding sequence ATGGTGCGGACGATCGGAACAACGGCGCAGCGACGGTGGGAAGAGCACGCGAGCTGGCGCGGGGCGGTCCAGCTCGCGGAACTCCCTGGTGGCCAACAGGTTTGGGTGATCTCGGGATACAACGAGGTGACCGCGCTACTCGCCGACGAACGGCTGAGCCTGGACAAACGGCACTCCGGCGGCGGGTACGCGGGCTTCGCGCTGCCGCCCGCGCTGGACCGCAACCTGCTGAACATGGACGGTGACGAGCACGGCAGGATCAGACGGCTCGCGGTGCCCGCGTTCTCGCGACGCTCGACCGAGAGCCTCGAGCTCGTGGTGCGCCGGATCGCCGACGAGACATTCGCCGCGCTGGCCGAGTCCGCGGGCGAGACGGTAGACCTGTTGGACCGGTTGTGCGTTCCGGTTCCCGCGTTGGTCATCGGCGACTTGCTCGGCGTGCCCGCCGATCTCCATCCCGGCCTTCGGGATGCCGCGACGGCCATGGTGACCTTCGACGCGGCGTCGAAGGAGTCCGGCAGGCGGCTCGGCTCGGCGATCGGCTGGTTGACCACGACCTTCACTGCGCTGATCGACGCGAAGCGCGCCGAGGCCGGCGACGATTTGCTCAGCGGATGGATCCGCGCCGCCGACGACGAGACGCTCACCGGTGATGAACTCGTCTCGCTCGCCTTCCTGATGATGCTGGCCGGTCTGGAGAACGCGGTACACCTGTGTGGCAACCTGATCGCCGCGCTGCTCGGCTCAGGAGGCATCACCGCGACCGATTGGGCCGCCCGCCGTCGCGACCTGATGGAACGGGCGAACCCGCTGCCGTTCGCCATCCGCCGCTTCGCGGTAACCGATCTGACCGTCGGCGGCCACACCATCCCTCGCGGTGACACCGTCTTGCTCTCGGTGTTCGGCGCCGACTCCGATCCCGCCCGCGCGGGAAGGCCGAGCCTCATGTTCGGCCGTGGCCCGCACTACTGCCTGGGCGCGCGAACCGCCGACCTCATCGTGGACGCCGTCGTACCGGAATTCTTCGCGCGGCACCCGCGGGCGCGACTCGCCGTCCCGCCAGCCGAGTCGGCCTACCGAAACTCTTGGCGTGCACACGGTCTGGTCGCACTTCCGGTGGTCCTCGACGCATGA
- a CDS encoding phthiocerol/phthiodiolone dimycocerosyl transferase family protein, producing MTTAIVIRPLAPSEEIFANSEVFVGYSVRVTGRLNLAALAAAFEAVVRARPILGARLEPDGQGGHVLLESPGAPPEISVAEGDPERLLAGARLDQRRTLCALCVVRDGDNAGVTLVTHHSIADACHSLAVFAELWSSYADLARGRAPELEPHGYPSSVEELLTVRGIEKFDTPAMPPRPTAEARTPCGPDDPGYLLPRTARCRLTRAQTAALAELGHRENTTINGLASAAILLTEAELRELPLSELSYTYSVDLRTRVAQRIGMTEGTNVLGFANFVPAPGAGTLVGLARGISDSLCAELAAGVVQQTPLHIPDIAGGPPPSAPGIVLATNWGRVRRPQVPDDLRVNDFRSIMLGKPDKTGHRLQQPSGTIIISTFDDRLSIEIHHPEETTIQQRARVRLLTSHLSACSALGAQ from the coding sequence ATGACCACGGCAATCGTCATCCGTCCGCTGGCTCCGAGTGAGGAGATCTTCGCCAACAGCGAAGTCTTCGTCGGCTATTCGGTTCGAGTAACGGGCCGGTTGAACCTGGCCGCGCTGGCGGCAGCGTTCGAGGCGGTTGTTCGCGCTCGCCCGATCCTCGGCGCCCGCTTGGAGCCGGATGGACAGGGCGGACACGTCCTGCTCGAATCGCCAGGCGCGCCACCGGAGATCTCGGTCGCCGAGGGAGATCCGGAACGGTTGCTGGCCGGCGCGCGGCTGGATCAGCGCAGAACGCTCTGCGCGCTGTGCGTCGTGCGTGATGGCGACAATGCGGGCGTCACGCTGGTCACCCACCACAGCATCGCGGATGCCTGTCATTCGCTGGCCGTGTTCGCCGAGCTCTGGTCCAGCTACGCCGATCTGGCCAGGGGCCGCGCACCCGAGCTGGAGCCGCATGGTTACCCGAGTTCGGTGGAGGAACTGCTGACCGTGCGCGGCATCGAAAAGTTCGATACACCCGCAATGCCGCCCCGGCCCACTGCGGAGGCCCGAACTCCCTGCGGCCCAGATGATCCCGGCTATCTACTGCCCCGCACGGCACGATGCAGGCTGACGAGAGCGCAGACTGCGGCGCTGGCCGAACTGGGGCACCGGGAGAACACCACGATCAATGGGCTCGCCTCCGCCGCGATCTTGCTGACCGAGGCCGAGCTGCGTGAGCTACCCCTGTCCGAGCTGAGCTACACCTATTCCGTCGACCTGCGTACCCGCGTGGCGCAGCGGATCGGCATGACCGAGGGCACCAACGTCCTCGGCTTCGCGAACTTCGTCCCCGCTCCTGGGGCAGGCACGCTCGTCGGCTTGGCCCGCGGCATCAGCGACTCCCTGTGCGCCGAACTCGCGGCAGGTGTCGTGCAGCAGACCCCACTGCACATTCCGGATATCGCGGGCGGACCCCCGCCGTCCGCGCCGGGAATCGTCCTCGCCACCAACTGGGGTCGCGTGCGACGACCCCAGGTCCCGGATGACCTACGGGTCAACGACTTCCGCTCGATCATGCTGGGAAAGCCCGACAAGACCGGACACCGGCTGCAGCAGCCCAGCGGAACCATCATCATCAGCACCTTCGACGACCGGCTGAGCATCGAGATCCACCATCCCGAGGAGACCACCATCCAGCAGCGGGCCCGAGTCCGACTACTCACTTCGCACCTCTCCGCGTGCAGCGCCTTGGGCGCCCAGTAA
- a CDS encoding universal stress protein, whose protein sequence is MLVQLSARDHNGGVFQRIVVGYDDSPGARAALEMALELAAVHHSALVVVAVEEYLPHYGPVVGEIEDERSIGELACRRWLSTAAEAAGKRGIEVHAEIRAGQAARELATSAADHAADLLVLGRSGHSGIWGRFIGSTAEKAARHADCSVLVAHGGNG, encoded by the coding sequence ATGCTGGTTCAGCTGTCGGCGAGGGATCACAATGGAGGGGTGTTCCAGCGGATCGTGGTGGGATACGACGACTCGCCCGGCGCCCGGGCCGCCTTGGAGATGGCGCTCGAACTGGCGGCGGTGCACCACTCCGCGCTCGTCGTAGTCGCTGTCGAAGAGTATCTGCCGCACTACGGTCCGGTGGTCGGCGAAATAGAGGATGAGCGTTCGATCGGGGAGCTCGCCTGCCGCCGGTGGCTGAGCACGGCCGCCGAGGCCGCCGGAAAGCGGGGCATCGAGGTGCATGCGGAGATCCGGGCCGGGCAAGCGGCGCGAGAACTGGCCACCTCCGCGGCCGACCACGCCGCCGACCTTTTGGTTCTGGGACGGAGCGGGCATTCCGGTATCTGGGGTCGTTTCATCGGCAGCACCGCGGAGAAGGCCGCCCGGCATGCCGACTGCTCGGTCCTAGTCGCCCACGGCGGCAACGGCTAG